The following is a genomic window from Nomascus leucogenys isolate Asia chromosome 25, Asia_NLE_v1, whole genome shotgun sequence.
CAGGGCCCTTCTGACCCTTCTCTTTGGGGTCTGCTCTGGGGGACTCCAGGCCACTCGCTCCACCCCATCCCTCTCCTGGAGCCTCCCAGCACCTCAATTCCGACTGTGGGGAAAACAGAACCCTAGGAAGAAACCTCATGGCTGTGGGCAGGGGAGGGCGGCCGGGAGCCCCAGCTGCCCCACAGGGCCATTGAGTGAAGGCAGAGCCTGGGAGGGAAGTCAGACCCATGCATGGGTCCCGTCCTGTTGGTGTCGGCGTCCCTGAGTGAGCAGCCATCTGCTGCCCCCTGGAAAGAGACCTGGAGAAGCAGCTTCAAGCCTTGGAGCCCCGCCCAGCTGCTAGCAGCCCCTGGGTCATGGTGTGAAGGGGAAGGGCGGGGGCTTGAGGAGGAAAGTGAGAGGATTGTGCCTGGGGGCCCCTGGAGGGCCAGTCTGGAGGTGCGTGGGGCGAGGCGGTGCTGGCCATGCCCCTGTCTGAGATGGGCAGAGGGAAGGCGCCCAGGGCTGAGCCCGGGGTCCCCAGGCCAGTCCTGCACTGCTCTGGGGTTCGGTTTCCTCACCTGCACAAAGGGCGGGTCCTGTGCTCTCCGGAGGCCACACGGGGTCTCCCTGAGGCACTGAGTCTGGCTTGTttctggaaactgaggcacaggaggaCGTTGATAACCGCCTCCCTCTGTCCTCTTTCCCAGGGGTGCAGCTCGTCCGTCCCCATGGTTTCAGATTTGCCCAGCATGTTGCAATGACTACCTGGCACTCGGTTTGCCCAGTGCCGCCTGGCCCTGCAGCCTTTCCCAGGCCTCGCAAGGGTGGCACAGATGGGGAAACGCCATCTGCAGGGGCGTCACCCCCGAAGGATGTGTCCGCCACACTCCCTTGACAGTCATGTGGGTCCCGGGAGGGTGCGTGTGACTCTTCCCAGGGTTGCAGCGTTGGGGCGTTGTGCCAGCCTGGCCCCATGGGTGCGGAGTGCTGTGGACCCCTCGGCCCTCCCGACCTCGTTTCCCTTTGATGTAGAAGTCTGCATGGCATGAATTCCAGTGACAACGGCCCGGGCCAGGCTCCGTGCACCGCTGGTACCGCTGCCCAGGGCTGGTCTCTGCAGtcaccctccttccttcctggtggctcctccctccctcctttgttcttctttcttttcctgcctaAATGTTTATCCAGTCCCTCCTGCATTAAATATCCGTGCTGTGCAACAAATTACCTTGAACTTGGTGACTTCACCACCACTGCATGTCAGCGCCCAGCCGTAGACGAGGGTTTGGGTGGCATGGCCGGGCCTGCCCAGggctcccaggctgaagtgggtgCTGAAGCTGCCAGGCACTGGAGGCTGGGCCTCTCCCACAC
Proteins encoded in this region:
- the LOC101179046 gene encoding LOW QUALITY PROTEIN: uncharacterized protein FLJ46757-like (The sequence of the model RefSeq protein was modified relative to this genomic sequence to represent the inferred CDS: inserted 1 base in 1 codon; deleted 2 bases in 2 codons) — its product is MQEGLDKHLGRKRKKNKGGREEPPGRKEGDCRDQPWAAVPAVHGAWPGPLSLEFMPCRLLHQRETRSGGPRGPQHSAPMGPGWHNAPTLQPWEESHAPSRDPHDCQGSVADTSFGGDAPADGVSPSVPPLRGLGKAAGPGGTGQTECQVVIATCWANLKPWDGRAAPLGKRTEGGXLSTSSCASVSRNKPDSVPQGDPVWPPESTGPALCAGEETEPQSSAGLAWGPRAQPWAPSLCPSQTGAWPAPPRPRTSRLALQGPPGTILSLSSSSPRPSPSHHDPGAASSWAGLQGLKLLLQVSFQGAADGCSLRDADTNRTGPMHGSDFPPRLCLHSMALWGSWGSRPPSPAHSHEVSS